In Paracoccus liaowanqingii, one DNA window encodes the following:
- a CDS encoding Gfo/Idh/MocA family protein, with amino-acid sequence MTLKIGVIGTGMIGRDHTRRIAQVLAGAEIVALSDYNADAARAVQADLAPNATVYDKGEDLIAAPEVDAVLVCSTGSTHEAYVLAAIAAGKPCFCEKPLATTADGAKRIVDAEVAAGKRLVQVGFMRRYDAGYRMLKEVVDNQIGTPLMVHAAHRNPTVPDQYLTPMAIHDTLIHEIDVFRWLLDDDYVSAQVVFPRGSSHAHAQLADPQIVLLETAKGVRIDVEIFVNCRYGYDIQCQVVGEEGLANLPEPMAITLRKNATLQNAIMTDWKDRFVDSYDVELTDFIKAASQGTASGPSSWDGYVAAISSDACVEAQEKTGQIIPITLPARPALYD; translated from the coding sequence ATGACCCTGAAGATCGGTGTCATCGGAACCGGCATGATTGGCCGCGACCACACACGGCGCATTGCGCAGGTGCTGGCGGGGGCAGAGATCGTAGCCCTCAGTGATTACAATGCGGATGCGGCTCGGGCCGTGCAGGCAGATCTGGCGCCCAACGCCACCGTCTATGACAAGGGCGAGGATCTGATCGCAGCTCCCGAAGTGGATGCTGTGCTGGTCTGTTCGACCGGATCGACCCACGAGGCCTATGTCCTGGCCGCCATCGCCGCCGGAAAGCCCTGCTTTTGCGAAAAGCCGCTGGCCACGACCGCGGACGGCGCCAAGCGCATCGTCGATGCCGAAGTGGCAGCAGGCAAGCGTCTGGTCCAGGTGGGCTTCATGCGCCGCTATGATGCGGGCTACCGGATGCTGAAGGAGGTCGTGGACAACCAGATCGGCACACCGCTGATGGTCCATGCCGCGCACCGCAACCCGACCGTGCCCGACCAATACCTGACGCCGATGGCGATCCACGACACGCTGATCCACGAGATCGACGTGTTCCGCTGGCTGCTGGACGACGACTACGTCTCGGCCCAGGTTGTGTTTCCGCGCGGGTCCTCGCATGCCCATGCGCAGCTGGCAGACCCGCAGATCGTGCTGTTGGAGACCGCAAAGGGCGTGCGCATCGATGTCGAGATCTTCGTGAACTGCCGCTATGGCTATGACATCCAGTGCCAGGTAGTGGGCGAAGAGGGGCTGGCCAATCTCCCAGAGCCGATGGCCATCACCCTGCGCAAGAACGCCACGCTGCAAAACGCCATCATGACCGACTGGAAGGACCGCTTCGTCGACAGTTATGACGTCGAGTTGACAGACTTTATCAAGGCCGCTTCGCAGGGCACCGCTTCGGGTCCGTCCAGCTGGGACGGCTATGTTGCCGCCATCAGCTCGGACGCCTGCGTCGAGGCGCAGGAAAAGACCGGCCAGATCATTCCCATCACCCTGCCGGCCCGCCCGGCGCTTTACGACTGA
- a CDS encoding ABC transporter permease, with product MATQTFDERAAPKAHRKLPSEINILLVLIGIALIFEILGWIFQGQTFLGNIGRLKIMILQVSVIGIIAVGVTQVIISGGIDLSSGSIVGAVAMVAMSFAQAADYARAVYPALTDMPVIVPVLIGLFCGAVAGFINGWLIAYTKIPPFIATLGMMVAVRGFAKWYTKGQPVSFPTDSFASLGSGMMPVFIFLGVAAVFHVAMKYTRYGKYTYAIGANPQAARVSGIDVERHLVKLYVVAGVLAALAGIVVAARGQTAQAGMGMMYELDAIAMAVIGGTSLAGGRGSIVGTSIGMVIFGVIISGFTFLRLDAYYQEMIKGVIIVAAVVIDTQRQKKRVKKT from the coding sequence ATGGCGACACAGACATTCGATGAGCGCGCGGCGCCCAAGGCGCACCGCAAGCTGCCGTCCGAGATCAACATTCTGTTGGTCCTGATCGGCATTGCCCTGATCTTCGAAATTCTGGGCTGGATCTTCCAGGGGCAAACGTTCCTGGGCAATATTGGACGGCTCAAGATCATGATCCTGCAGGTCTCGGTTATCGGGATCATCGCGGTAGGCGTGACGCAGGTGATCATCTCGGGCGGGATCGACCTGTCCTCGGGGTCCATCGTGGGTGCGGTGGCTATGGTTGCGATGAGTTTCGCACAGGCTGCCGACTACGCCCGGGCGGTCTATCCGGCACTGACGGACATGCCGGTGATTGTGCCGGTGCTGATCGGGCTTTTCTGCGGGGCTGTGGCGGGGTTCATCAACGGCTGGCTGATCGCCTATACCAAGATCCCACCCTTCATTGCCACTCTTGGGATGATGGTCGCGGTGCGGGGTTTTGCCAAATGGTATACCAAGGGCCAGCCGGTCAGCTTCCCGACCGACAGCTTTGCAAGTCTGGGATCGGGCATGATGCCGGTCTTCATCTTCCTGGGCGTGGCGGCGGTCTTTCACGTGGCGATGAAATACACCCGCTACGGCAAGTACACCTATGCCATCGGGGCCAATCCGCAGGCCGCCCGTGTCTCGGGCATCGACGTCGAGCGGCATCTGGTCAAGCTGTATGTGGTGGCCGGCGTCTTGGCCGCGCTGGCCGGGATCGTGGTCGCGGCGCGCGGCCAGACCGCGCAGGCCGGCATGGGCATGATGTACGAGCTGGACGCTATTGCCATGGCAGTCATTGGCGGCACTTCGCTGGCCGGGGGACGCGGCTCTATAGTGGGCACGTCCATCGGGATGGTGATCTTTGGGGTCATTATCTCGGGATTCACCTTCCTGCGGCTGGACGCCTATTACCAGGAAATGATCAAGGGCGTCATCATCGTGGCCGCCGTGGTGATCGACACCCAACGCCAGAAAAAGCGCGTCAAGAAGACCTGA
- a CDS encoding sugar phosphate isomerase/epimerase family protein: MKHTLDPHMIRHLSLEDTCRKVADLGYDHVELSPRPDFLSWWTRPKVWPERIAGFKKALKDHRLGLATLQPMYRWASPYPDEWEAAIDNWKRAIEIAIEMDCPMFVSEFGRGGSPDRSLNDRSGLHRPETCEMQFFRAMDILVPILEREGLILSLEAHPEDWLEEIAPAMDIIRTINSKAVNASFIAPHTFFYGPDMVANLRATEGFLVHVRLADTYDHTKSSQLRYVVNPPGSNVRVHQHLDFGQGEIDWDIFFATLADMKFDGVLSNCVFGWEDRAEDSARFMLDETKRYVAKYWK, from the coding sequence ATGAAACACACGCTCGACCCCCATATGATCCGACACCTGTCCCTGGAGGATACCTGCCGCAAGGTCGCTGATCTGGGCTATGACCATGTCGAACTTTCTCCCCGCCCGGATTTCCTGTCGTGGTGGACCCGGCCCAAGGTCTGGCCCGAGCGGATTGCAGGGTTCAAGAAGGCACTGAAGGATCACCGCCTTGGCCTTGCCACGCTGCAGCCGATGTACCGGTGGGCCAGTCCCTATCCCGACGAATGGGAAGCAGCGATCGACAACTGGAAACGCGCCATCGAGATCGCGATCGAGATGGACTGCCCGATGTTCGTCTCGGAATTTGGTCGCGGCGGCAGCCCCGACCGCAGCCTGAATGACCGCAGCGGCCTGCATCGTCCTGAAACCTGCGAGATGCAATTCTTCCGCGCGATGGACATTCTCGTGCCGATCCTGGAGCGGGAGGGTCTCATCCTGTCGCTGGAGGCGCATCCCGAGGACTGGTTGGAAGAAATCGCGCCTGCGATGGACATCATCAGGACCATCAACTCGAAGGCGGTGAACGCGTCGTTCATTGCGCCGCACACCTTCTTCTATGGACCCGACATGGTTGCCAACCTGCGTGCGACCGAGGGCTTTCTGGTCCATGTGCGCCTGGCGGACACCTATGACCATACCAAGTCGTCGCAACTGCGCTACGTCGTGAACCCTCCGGGGTCGAATGTCCGCGTGCACCAGCATTTGGATTTCGGGCAGGGCGAGATCGATTGGGACATCTTCTTTGCCACCCTTGCCGACATGAAGTTCGACGGCGTGCTGTCAAACTGTGTCTTTGGGTGGGAAGACCGGGCCGAGGACAGCGCCCGCTTCATGCTGGACGAAACCAAGCGATACGTCGCGAAATACTGGAAATAG
- a CDS encoding TIM barrel protein: MRFAINHISAPKLGLAEFFAMTRRLGATEVEIRNDLPDVMGSMDPAEVRAEAERQGVTILSINALYPFNVWSGDLPDRAVAIADYAQACGARAVVMCPLNDGTEVAFDDLVAALKAMKPILQERGLTGLVEPLGFPVSSLRRKATAIEAIKAADGEGAYKLMHDTFHHHLAGETEFFPEWTGLVHISGVTDQHVAVEDMLDAHRVLVDGDDRLENLPQIKALLEAGYDGPFSFEPFAAEVHDAADPEAALRDSIGHIQAAA, encoded by the coding sequence ATGCGTTTTGCCATCAACCATATCTCGGCGCCGAAACTCGGTCTGGCGGAATTTTTCGCCATGACCCGCCGGCTTGGCGCGACCGAGGTCGAGATCCGCAACGACCTGCCCGACGTGATGGGCAGCATGGACCCGGCCGAGGTCCGCGCCGAAGCCGAGCGCCAGGGCGTGACCATTCTTTCGATCAACGCACTGTATCCCTTCAACGTCTGGTCGGGTGATCTGCCCGACCGCGCAGTAGCCATAGCGGACTACGCCCAGGCCTGCGGGGCGCGCGCGGTGGTGATGTGCCCGCTAAACGACGGGACCGAGGTCGCCTTCGACGACCTGGTCGCGGCACTGAAGGCGATGAAGCCGATCCTGCAGGAACGCGGCCTGACCGGACTGGTCGAGCCCTTGGGCTTTCCCGTCTCGTCCCTGCGCAGGAAGGCCACTGCGATCGAGGCGATCAAGGCAGCTGACGGGGAAGGCGCGTACAAGCTCATGCACGACACTTTCCACCATCATCTGGCCGGAGAGACCGAGTTCTTCCCCGAATGGACCGGCCTTGTGCACATCTCGGGCGTGACGGACCAGCATGTCGCTGTGGAAGACATGCTGGACGCGCATCGCGTCCTGGTGGACGGGGATGACCGGCTGGAGAACCTGCCCCAGATCAAGGCGCTGCTGGAGGCGGGTTATGACGGCCCCTTCAGCTTCGAGCCTTTTGCGGCCGAGGTGCATGATGCGGCCGATCCCGAAGCCGCGCTGAGGGACAGCATCGGCCATATCCAGGCTGCGGCCTGA